Proteins from one Sulfurovum sp. TSL1 genomic window:
- the dnaG gene encoding DNA primase, which translates to MIDNASIESLKNSIDIVDVIGSFIELRKAGANYKANCPFHGEKTPSFVVSPSKQIYHCFGCGVGGDSIKFVMELEKLSYPEAIEKLASMHNFSLTYSKGSSDYSDAKRVLEAVGHWYVKNLHHNETAMKYLLDRGISQNSIETFEIGYVPSGGEVMQFLQRTLLPLPKAAEAGIIAQNENGSGYYARLVERITFPIYSTSGSLVGFGGRTITNHPAKYINSPQTKLFNKSRLLYGYHLAKESIYKNKKIIVCEGYLDVVMFHQAGFKEAVAGMGTALTPEHLPLLRKGDPKVILAYDGDKAGIAAALKAAQMLSVAGFDGGVVLFPDGQDPADLIAKGQSESVAKLLRNAKPLIPFVLEMIVSMYNLNDPRAKEAAFGALKQYLETLSQIIKDAYIPMAATLVGVAPSLFGKEANVARARESFTQKRDDIGYLSILKTLIENPNLIDNVLSVMDTTMLGEYTALFTALINGEDEHPGLVGLSINESIKAMDEKELNSALINILTIHYRNKLQSIPRDTAIAAEKKTFLLKKIKLDILPRLKKGELVAYDSLH; encoded by the coding sequence ATGATAGATAATGCCTCGATAGAATCTTTAAAAAACAGTATTGACATTGTAGATGTGATAGGTAGCTTCATAGAGCTGCGTAAAGCCGGAGCGAACTACAAAGCCAACTGTCCTTTTCATGGAGAAAAAACCCCTTCTTTTGTTGTCAGCCCGAGTAAACAGATCTATCACTGTTTTGGTTGTGGCGTAGGGGGAGACAGCATTAAATTCGTGATGGAGCTGGAAAAACTCTCCTATCCTGAAGCGATAGAAAAACTTGCTTCCATGCATAACTTTTCATTGACCTACAGCAAAGGAAGCTCGGACTACTCTGATGCAAAACGTGTACTTGAAGCCGTAGGTCATTGGTATGTGAAAAACCTTCATCACAATGAAACAGCGATGAAGTATCTGCTTGACAGAGGCATATCCCAAAATTCCATTGAAACGTTTGAGATAGGATATGTGCCAAGCGGAGGTGAAGTGATGCAGTTTCTGCAAAGGACTCTGCTTCCTTTGCCCAAGGCAGCAGAAGCAGGGATCATCGCCCAAAATGAAAACGGCAGCGGTTATTATGCACGTTTGGTGGAGAGGATCACTTTTCCTATCTATTCTACCAGCGGTTCTTTGGTCGGGTTTGGCGGCAGGACCATTACGAACCATCCTGCAAAGTACATCAACTCTCCTCAAACAAAACTCTTCAATAAGTCGAGACTCCTTTATGGGTATCATTTGGCAAAAGAGAGCATCTATAAGAACAAAAAGATCATTGTATGTGAAGGGTATTTAGATGTAGTGATGTTCCATCAGGCAGGCTTTAAAGAAGCGGTCGCCGGGATGGGAACCGCATTGACGCCGGAGCATTTGCCTCTGCTGCGCAAAGGAGATCCAAAAGTGATCCTGGCGTACGACGGTGACAAGGCGGGTATAGCCGCAGCACTGAAAGCGGCCCAGATGTTGTCAGTGGCAGGTTTTGATGGCGGTGTAGTACTTTTCCCTGACGGACAGGATCCTGCAGACCTCATAGCCAAAGGGCAGAGTGAGAGCGTAGCGAAATTGCTTCGCAATGCCAAACCGTTGATCCCTTTTGTGCTGGAGATGATCGTATCTATGTATAATCTCAATGACCCTCGAGCCAAAGAAGCCGCCTTCGGCGCCCTGAAACAGTATTTGGAGACACTCAGCCAGATCATCAAAGATGCGTATATTCCCATGGCAGCGACATTGGTGGGTGTAGCCCCTTCTCTTTTTGGTAAAGAGGCCAATGTAGCCAGGGCAAGAGAAAGTTTTACACAAAAAAGAGATGATATAGGATATTTAAGTATTTTAAAAACACTCATCGAAAATCCTAACCTTATAGATAATGTACTTAGCGTGATGGATACGACCATGTTGGGGGAGTACACCGCACTTTTTACAGCATTGATCAATGGGGAAGACGAGCACCCCGGGCTGGTAGGTTTAAGTATAAATGAGAGTATCAAAGCAATGGATGAAAAGGAGCTCAATAGTGCCCTAATCAACATACTTACGATACACTATAGAAATAAATTGCAGAGTATACCAAGAGATACAGCGATAGCGGCAGAGAAGAAAACATTTTTGCTTAAAAAGATAAAACTGGATATACTTCCAAGACTGAAAAAAGGTGAGCTAGTAGCGTATGACTCACTTCATTAA
- a CDS encoding lipopolysaccharide assembly protein LapB: MEHILPAYNDPLFSIMLIVVISLIIALVTYGWGLHKQQKEEGNLLKFLEKFDTAECALETADMPFEPHMLKPLTLLAKAFENAGEYHKAISIYLFLIKNITHDSGKIELMERLGSTYLHAGFLERSQSIYTEVLRKKPRNVQALYELGIVYEIMQKYDKAKEVLGPLTMLGEETTSLEKFLDLSELLVNKTLAIPEKVERLKQLLKEAPSLYRHIIKALLFLDTKSAWESIDPERIKELLDVLWFLPNSQLDLDIITSNKQLQTLYYAKGYLQKPAKESGIFSVDMLATARENGFEEGDLVFSYLCQKCKQSFPVSFKRCPNCMAINSVKVEEKIAKSSPKTDYSLL, translated from the coding sequence TTGGAACATATATTACCTGCGTATAATGACCCTCTTTTCAGTATTATGCTTATTGTTGTGATCTCTCTCATCATCGCACTCGTTACCTATGGATGGGGGCTGCATAAACAGCAAAAAGAGGAAGGGAACCTGCTCAAGTTCCTAGAAAAATTTGACACTGCCGAGTGTGCTTTGGAAACCGCGGACATGCCTTTTGAGCCTCATATGCTTAAACCGCTTACCCTACTGGCAAAAGCATTTGAAAATGCCGGAGAGTATCACAAGGCTATCAGTATTTATCTGTTCCTGATTAAAAACATTACCCATGATTCAGGGAAAATAGAACTGATGGAACGTCTGGGCAGTACCTATCTTCATGCAGGGTTTCTGGAACGATCCCAATCCATTTACACAGAAGTTCTACGCAAGAAACCCCGTAATGTTCAAGCCCTTTATGAATTGGGGATCGTCTATGAGATTATGCAAAAATACGATAAAGCCAAAGAGGTCTTAGGCCCTCTGACAATGCTAGGAGAAGAGACAACATCACTTGAAAAATTTCTGGATCTTTCAGAACTCCTTGTCAATAAGACCTTAGCCATACCGGAAAAAGTGGAAAGACTCAAACAGCTCTTAAAAGAGGCCCCGAGCCTCTACAGGCACATCATCAAAGCACTTTTATTCCTTGATACCAAAAGTGCCTGGGAGAGCATTGATCCCGAACGCATCAAAGAGCTTCTTGACGTCCTTTGGTTCTTACCGAATTCACAACTCGATTTAGATATAATCACATCAAATAAACAGCTGCAAACACTTTACTATGCGAAAGGTTATCTGCAAAAACCTGCAAAAGAAAGTGGTATTTTCAGTGTAGATATGTTAGCTACTGCAAGAGAAAATGGCTTTGAAGAGGGAGACCTGGTCTTCTCCTATCTCTGTCAAAAATGTAAACAGAGTTTCCCTGTCTCTTTCAAGCGCTGTCCGAATTGTATGGCGATAAATTCTGTTAAAGTTGAGGAAAAAATTGCAAAATCAAGCCCGAAAACAGATTACTCTTTACTCTGA
- the rnhA gene encoding ribonuclease HI yields MQNQARKQITLYSDGSSLGNPGPGGYAGILEFKGVRKEYFGGDAHTTNNRMELQAVIEGLKLLKEPCDVEIISDSSYVVKAINEWLDGWVRKNFAKVKNVDLWKEYLEISSPHTICGTWVRGHNGHPENERCDELARNEAERIKLTL; encoded by the coding sequence TTGCAAAATCAAGCCCGAAAACAGATTACTCTTTACTCTGATGGTTCCAGCCTGGGAAATCCAGGCCCCGGCGGCTATGCGGGTATTTTGGAATTCAAGGGAGTCCGTAAAGAGTACTTTGGCGGAGATGCGCATACCACCAACAACCGTATGGAACTTCAGGCTGTGATAGAGGGGCTGAAGCTTCTGAAAGAGCCTTGTGATGTAGAGATCATCTCTGACAGCTCTTATGTGGTCAAAGCCATCAATGAATGGCTGGACGGATGGGTGCGCAAGAACTTTGCCAAAGTGAAGAATGTAGACCTATGGAAAGAGTATCTTGAAATATCAAGCCCTCACACTATATGCGGCACTTGGGTCAGAGGGCATAATGGCCATCCTGAAAATGAACGTTGTGACGAACTGGCCCGTAATGAAGCAGAAAGAATAAAATTAACACTATAG
- the rnc gene encoding ribonuclease III: MNDYSQLEERLNYTFKNKQLIIEALTHKSYKKPYNNERLEFLGDAVLDLIVGEYLFSKFPNSNEGVLSKIRASLVNESGFTLLARRLDLGSYIYLSLAEENNNGRNKPSLLSNAFEAIIGAIYLEAGLATAKEISIKLLEESHPKIDLDSLSKDYKTALQELTQATHGVTPNYTLLDSSGPDHKKEFVIAVTLDDKTIATAKGKSKKEAQQKAAELALKELKA; the protein is encoded by the coding sequence ATGAATGATTACAGTCAACTGGAAGAACGACTGAACTATACATTTAAAAATAAGCAATTGATTATTGAGGCTCTGACCCATAAGAGTTACAAAAAGCCTTACAATAATGAGCGGCTTGAATTTTTGGGAGATGCCGTACTCGACCTCATTGTAGGAGAGTACCTTTTCTCCAAATTCCCCAATTCGAATGAAGGTGTACTTTCAAAGATCCGTGCTTCACTGGTCAACGAAAGCGGTTTCACACTTTTGGCCAGAAGACTCGATCTGGGTTCCTATATCTACCTTTCACTGGCAGAAGAGAACAACAACGGTCGCAACAAACCTTCCTTGCTTTCCAATGCCTTTGAAGCGATCATCGGTGCGATTTACCTTGAAGCCGGTTTAGCTACGGCCAAAGAGATATCGATCAAACTCCTGGAAGAGAGTCATCCAAAAATCGACCTTGACTCTCTCTCAAAAGATTACAAAACAGCGTTACAGGAGCTCACACAGGCAACCCACGGCGTGACACCGAACTATACGCTTTTGGACTCTTCGGGACCAGACCATAAAAAAGAGTTCGTGATCGCAGTCACCCTCGATGACAAGACCATTGCGACAGCCAAAGGTAAAAGTAAAAAAGAAGCACAGCAAAAAGCAGCCGAACTGGCATTAAAGGAACTAAAAGCATGA
- the aroC gene encoding chorismate synthase — translation MNTFGKKLTLTTFGESHGKALGCILDGVPAGLKIDEAFIQSELDRRKPGKSKLETGRKEADKVEILSGTFEGVSTGTPIAMIIFNTNQKSKDYENVKDLFRPGHADFTYFHKYGLRDYRGGGRSSARETAARVAGGAIAKLMLKELGISIQSGLCEVDGIKGEVQDFEYAKSSKMYALDPAKEAAQEAAILTAKENHDSVGGVVLTTATGVPIGLGEPLYYKLDAILAEAMMGINAAKAVEIGDGVASTHLKGSENNDEITLDGFTSNHSGGMLGGISNGDTIVVKTHFKPTPSIFQEQQTITTHNEEVKCNLKGRHDPCVAIRGAVVCEAMMALTLADMALLNMGKKMDHLTAIYQAQ, via the coding sequence ATGAACACCTTTGGAAAAAAACTGACCCTTACCACGTTTGGTGAATCCCACGGTAAAGCACTCGGCTGCATACTGGATGGGGTACCTGCCGGACTGAAAATAGATGAAGCTTTTATACAAAGTGAACTTGACAGACGAAAACCCGGTAAATCAAAACTGGAAACAGGACGTAAAGAGGCGGACAAAGTGGAGATCCTTTCTGGGACATTTGAAGGCGTGAGTACAGGTACGCCTATCGCTATGATCATCTTCAACACCAATCAAAAATCCAAAGATTACGAAAATGTGAAAGATCTCTTTCGTCCCGGGCATGCGGATTTTACCTACTTTCACAAATATGGCCTAAGAGACTACCGTGGCGGGGGGAGAAGTTCAGCCAGAGAGACCGCTGCACGCGTAGCGGGCGGTGCCATAGCAAAGCTGATGCTCAAAGAGCTCGGTATCTCCATCCAGAGCGGTCTCTGTGAAGTCGATGGGATCAAAGGGGAAGTGCAGGATTTTGAATATGCAAAAAGTTCCAAGATGTATGCCCTTGACCCTGCAAAAGAAGCGGCACAGGAAGCAGCCATCCTGACAGCAAAAGAGAATCATGACTCTGTAGGTGGCGTGGTCCTTACTACGGCTACAGGCGTCCCCATAGGACTCGGTGAACCGCTCTACTACAAACTCGATGCGATACTTGCAGAAGCGATGATGGGCATCAATGCAGCTAAAGCGGTAGAGATAGGCGATGGTGTTGCCAGTACCCACCTCAAAGGTAGTGAGAACAATGATGAAATTACCCTGGATGGCTTTACCTCAAACCACTCCGGCGGTATGCTGGGAGGCATCTCCAATGGAGATACGATCGTGGTGAAGACACACTTCAAACCGACACCTTCTATCTTTCAAGAGCAACAAACGATCACGACCCACAATGAAGAGGTAAAATGCAACCTCAAAGGAAGACATGACCCGTGTGTCGCCATCAGGGGTGCTGTGGTATGTGAAGCGATGATGGCACTGACACTGGCAGATATGGCACTGCTTAATATGGGTAAAAAAATGGACCACCTGACTGCGATCTATCAAGCCCAATGA
- a CDS encoding ribonuclease HII, with translation MMHSKPLCGIDEAGRGPLAGSLVIAGVVLKNPIEGLMDSKKLTEKKREALYPIVIENSAYHIVTFSAKEVDEMGISKCLQTGLQSIQEHLSGVEYLFDGNSSFGVENISTMVKADTKVAEVSAASILAKVTHDREMIAMAKQYPQYGFEKHKGYGTKAHIEALLKYDRCEMHRKTFRVKGLDEPALF, from the coding sequence ATGATGCACAGTAAACCGTTATGTGGGATAGATGAGGCAGGCCGTGGACCTTTGGCCGGTTCACTGGTGATAGCCGGAGTGGTGTTGAAAAATCCTATTGAGGGGTTGATGGATTCCAAGAAGCTGACAGAGAAAAAGCGTGAAGCACTTTACCCGATCGTGATCGAAAATTCAGCGTATCACATCGTTACTTTTTCAGCCAAAGAGGTCGATGAGATGGGCATCTCCAAATGTTTACAGACAGGTTTACAAAGTATACAGGAACATCTATCTGGGGTTGAGTATCTTTTTGACGGGAACAGCAGTTTTGGGGTTGAAAATATCAGTACGATGGTCAAGGCAGATACAAAAGTAGCTGAAGTGAGTGCCGCAAGTATTTTGGCCAAAGTCACACATGACAGAGAGATGATAGCAATGGCAAAACAATATCCCCAATACGGTTTTGAGAAACATAAGGGGTATGGGACCAAAGCCCATATTGAGGCTTTGCTCAAATATGACCGATGCGAAATGCATCGTAAAACGTTTAGAGTCAAAGGGTTGGATGAACCTGCTTTGTTTTAA
- the recQ gene encoding DNA helicase RecQ, whose amino-acid sequence MNKLETLEHYFGHSAFRPLQEEVVDAILAKQDVLMILPTGGGKSLCYQLPTLLMEGITVVVSPLLALMHDQVVALKENGIAAEMLSSMQDIDESQQIEARLRAGEIKLLYVAPERLTNAYFLNLLHQLPINFFVIDEAHCVSEWGHEFRENYRRLSLLKEQFATTPIAAFTATATHAVESDIASNLGLQDPKRVRGSLFRENLTIHARHRIKDGRAQLMEFLKLHTDESGIIYTLSRKSTEAVAHFLQSKGIEARAYHAGLSTEEKNRTYADFVADRVQIVVATIAFGMGIDKSNIRFVVHMTMPKTLENYYQEIGRAGRDGLASETLLLFSAQDIVQQKMFIEDLPETPYKQHAFNKLDSMVRFANSENCRHQSIAAYFDDRIEACGDTCDNCTAPASEKVDITTAARMLLSTILRTDQNFGLHYVIDVLKGSKEQRVLQNGHDTLSVYGIGEEYSKSQWLTIGDKLLELNAVEIGEFKVYRLTAFGIEVIKGLHQIELKKERLTVQKSEVKKRVTYFDDYDVEVYDRLRDLRTQIASEKGIPPYIVFSDKTLKDLSIKVPQDKEAMLEVHGIGEVKFERYGKEFLTLLNDAQ is encoded by the coding sequence ATGAATAAATTAGAAACCCTTGAACACTATTTCGGACACAGCGCTTTTAGACCTTTGCAAGAAGAGGTCGTGGATGCGATCCTGGCAAAACAGGATGTACTGATGATACTACCTACGGGTGGAGGAAAGTCGCTTTGTTACCAGCTGCCTACCCTGCTGATGGAAGGCATTACCGTTGTGGTGTCCCCTTTGCTGGCACTCATGCATGACCAGGTAGTCGCACTGAAGGAGAACGGTATAGCTGCAGAGATGCTCTCTTCCATGCAGGATATTGACGAGAGTCAGCAGATAGAAGCACGTTTGAGGGCAGGCGAGATAAAACTGCTTTATGTGGCACCCGAACGCCTCACCAATGCCTATTTTCTAAATCTGCTGCATCAGCTTCCTATCAACTTTTTTGTCATCGATGAAGCACACTGTGTGAGTGAGTGGGGGCATGAATTCAGGGAGAACTACAGACGTCTGTCTCTACTGAAAGAGCAGTTTGCCACGACACCTATCGCAGCATTTACCGCTACTGCGACCCATGCGGTAGAAAGCGACATCGCCAGCAACCTGGGATTACAGGACCCTAAGCGTGTGAGAGGTTCGCTTTTCCGTGAGAATTTGACCATTCATGCACGACACCGTATCAAAGACGGACGGGCACAGCTGATGGAGTTCTTGAAACTCCATACAGATGAGTCCGGTATTATCTATACGCTTTCACGAAAGTCTACAGAAGCCGTCGCACACTTTTTGCAAAGCAAAGGCATAGAAGCCAGAGCATACCATGCCGGACTTTCTACTGAAGAGAAGAACCGTACTTATGCGGATTTTGTGGCTGACAGGGTACAGATAGTGGTTGCGACCATTGCGTTTGGTATGGGGATCGACAAGAGTAACATCCGTTTTGTGGTACATATGACCATGCCAAAGACCCTGGAGAACTACTATCAGGAGATAGGACGCGCAGGAAGGGATGGACTGGCTTCTGAAACACTTTTGCTCTTCTCGGCGCAGGATATCGTACAGCAAAAAATGTTCATAGAAGATCTCCCGGAGACACCCTATAAACAACATGCGTTCAACAAGCTGGACAGTATGGTCCGTTTTGCCAATTCTGAAAACTGCAGGCATCAGAGCATCGCTGCTTATTTTGATGACCGCATAGAAGCGTGTGGAGACACCTGTGACAACTGTACGGCACCTGCAAGCGAAAAGGTAGACATTACTACAGCAGCACGCATGCTACTTTCCACCATCTTGCGTACAGATCAGAATTTTGGGTTGCATTATGTGATAGATGTACTGAAAGGAAGCAAAGAACAGAGGGTACTGCAAAATGGACATGATACCCTTTCTGTCTATGGTATAGGAGAGGAATACAGTAAATCACAATGGTTGACAATAGGTGACAAGCTATTGGAACTAAATGCCGTGGAGATAGGCGAGTTTAAAGTCTATCGTTTGACAGCTTTTGGAATAGAAGTGATCAAAGGTTTACATCAGATCGAACTGAAAAAAGAGAGACTGACGGTACAAAAATCCGAGGTCAAAAAAAGAGTGACCTATTTTGATGATTATGATGTGGAAGTGTATGATAGGCTTCGTGATCTGCGTACACAGATCGCTTCTGAAAAAGGTATCCCCCCTTATATCGTTTTTTCGGATAAAACTTTAAAAGACCTAAGTATAAAGGTACCGCAAGATAAAGAGGCGATGCTTGAAGTACACGGGATCGGGGAAGTAAAATTTGAACGTTACGGGAAAGAGTTTTTGACTCTTTTGAATGATGCACAGTAA
- a CDS encoding response regulator transcription factor, protein MQNQNIEIVVIEDEEDILELIEYHLSKEGYAVTGFLSTENVEQFLEEETPSLMLVDRNLPGMEGSQFVAYLREIGYDIPVIFLSAKDKESELEEGFEAGGDDYMSKPFSPKELTLRVKALLKRSGVLQKQQRIKYKSLTMDLENKALTVDGQSVPLTNLEYNLLHTFMKNIDKALTRDFLRDEVWGSDGEGVNDNAVNVAINRLKNKIDPDNEQNYFHPVWGVGYKFS, encoded by the coding sequence ATGCAAAATCAAAATATAGAAATAGTTGTCATCGAAGATGAGGAAGATATCTTAGAACTTATTGAGTACCATTTGAGTAAAGAGGGGTATGCTGTGACCGGCTTTCTCTCTACAGAGAATGTTGAACAGTTCTTAGAGGAGGAAACCCCTTCTCTGATGCTTGTTGACCGTAACCTCCCCGGAATGGAGGGGAGTCAGTTTGTCGCCTATCTCAGAGAGATAGGCTATGATATCCCTGTCATATTCCTCTCTGCCAAAGATAAAGAGTCTGAACTTGAAGAGGGATTTGAAGCAGGCGGTGATGACTACATGAGTAAACCTTTTTCACCCAAAGAACTGACACTCAGGGTCAAAGCACTGCTTAAGCGTTCCGGTGTCCTGCAAAAACAACAACGTATCAAATATAAATCACTTACCATGGATCTGGAAAATAAAGCTCTTACTGTTGACGGGCAGAGCGTCCCGCTTACCAACCTTGAGTATAATTTGCTGCATACCTTTATGAAAAATATAGACAAAGCACTGACAAGAGATTTCCTTCGTGATGAGGTATGGGGATCTGATGGAGAGGGAGTCAATGACAATGCGGTGAATGTCGCTATCAACAGGCTCAAAAATAAAATAGACCCTGACAATGAGCAGAATTATTTCCATCCGGTATGGGGAGTAGGGTATAAGTTCTCCTGA
- a CDS encoding PhoU domain-containing protein: MLPGYQEARLSVRADVLSVLEGLATANKEGLEALQAIDAVKLEEARGRLKDISQETEKIDNDIVLIFAKYTPEARDLRELVSYLKITSALNRIRTNINSYLKNMQSMLMERNDKMTQLIQDSLSINRCTLNAFDYTIEMLQTFDDNEQVKALAARIDVEYSKTDDIYTLLEKDVIQQIGSADGLAEEYFNLLKHIRKNLKIIDRLESVSQRVIFARMGGKL, from the coding sequence ATGTTACCAGGATATCAAGAAGCAAGACTTTCGGTAAGAGCTGACGTACTGAGTGTACTGGAAGGGCTGGCCACAGCAAATAAAGAGGGACTTGAAGCACTTCAGGCTATCGATGCAGTGAAGTTGGAAGAAGCCAGAGGCAGACTGAAAGACATCAGTCAAGAGACAGAGAAGATAGACAATGACATCGTGCTTATCTTTGCAAAGTATACACCAGAAGCAAGAGATCTAAGGGAACTGGTCTCTTATTTGAAAATTACGTCTGCTTTGAACCGTATTCGTACGAATATCAACAGTTATCTTAAAAATATGCAAAGTATGCTCATGGAAAGAAATGATAAGATGACCCAACTTATCCAGGATTCCCTGAGCATTAATCGTTGTACACTCAATGCTTTTGATTATACCATTGAAATGTTGCAAACATTTGATGACAATGAGCAGGTAAAAGCATTGGCTGCGAGAATTGATGTGGAGTACAGTAAAACAGATGATATCTATACGCTGCTGGAAAAAGATGTGATACAACAAATAGGCAGTGCGGATGGGCTTGCGGAAGAGTATTTTAATCTTTTGAAACATATACGTAAGAATCTTAAGATCATAGACCGTTTGGAAAGTGTGTCACAACGTGTCATATTTGCACGTATGGGCGGGAAACTCTAA
- the pstB gene encoding phosphate ABC transporter ATP-binding protein PstB: protein MAENNIIMDIKDFYFTYAGVDEPSLKKINLPIEKNKITAMIGPSGCGKSTLLRAMNRIHDLYPGNSYEGEINLYGGHDEKQNILDLKKENDFIKLRQQVGMIFQKPTPFPMSIFDNVAYGLKLSGIKDKIEIEERVEKALQDAAIWKETKDRLNKSALGLSGGQQQRLCIARAVALKPEVLLFDEPTSALDPISTGAIEELIAELKKDVSVVIVTHNMQQASRLSDYTAFMYLGDLIEYDKTDKIFLNPSKKLTEDYITGRFG from the coding sequence ATGGCAGAAAATAACATTATAATGGATATTAAAGATTTTTATTTTACCTATGCGGGTGTGGATGAACCTTCATTAAAAAAGATCAACCTTCCTATAGAGAAAAATAAAATTACAGCGATGATCGGTCCCAGTGGTTGCGGTAAATCCACACTTTTGCGTGCCATGAACCGTATCCATGATCTCTACCCCGGAAACAGCTATGAGGGTGAGATCAACCTGTATGGCGGGCATGATGAAAAACAGAATATCCTGGATCTCAAAAAAGAGAATGATTTCATCAAGTTGCGCCAACAAGTAGGAATGATCTTTCAAAAACCCACACCGTTTCCTATGAGTATCTTTGATAATGTTGCCTATGGTTTGAAGCTTTCAGGTATCAAAGATAAGATCGAGATAGAGGAACGTGTGGAAAAAGCATTGCAAGATGCAGCTATTTGGAAAGAGACAAAAGATAGATTGAATAAAAGTGCACTGGGGCTCAGTGGCGGGCAACAGCAGAGACTCTGTATCGCCAGAGCTGTGGCACTGAAGCCTGAGGTATTGCTTTTCGATGAACCAACCTCGGCACTTGACCCTATCTCAACGGGAGCGATCGAAGAGTTGATCGCAGAGCTGAAAAAAGATGTCTCAGTCGTGATCGTGACACACAACATGCAACAGGCCAGTCGTTTAAGTGATTATACGGCGTTCATGTATCTGGGCGATCTGATAGAGTATGACAAAACGGATAAGATCTTTTTGAACCCTTCAAAGAAGTTGACAGAAGATTACATCACTGGTAGATTTGGATAA
- the pstA gene encoding phosphate ABC transporter permease PstA translates to MNRLILNKVVLVLSTLSAVIGIGFLFWILVTLSYKGMTSLHFETFTNDLVAGGIRNLLVGQFTMALMASALAVPLGMMAGIYLREYSNNGKLASVIRNLSDVMMSAPSIVIGVFVFALFVDPFGGYNGWAGIVALAIMMIPIIISTTDNMLALVPKELREAGIALGGSKHKIILQIVIKAAKVGITTGVLLSFARIIGETAPLLFTSANNQFFTMDLTEQFPSLTVSIYNLATYPDEQSRELAWAASFVLTLVVLCINLLGRYMIRNKK, encoded by the coding sequence ATGAATAGACTGATACTGAATAAAGTCGTTTTGGTCCTCTCTACGCTCTCAGCAGTCATAGGTATAGGATTTTTATTTTGGATACTTGTGACCTTGAGTTATAAAGGTATGACAAGTTTACATTTTGAGACTTTTACGAATGACCTTGTAGCTGGGGGGATAAGAAACCTTCTGGTGGGACAGTTTACCATGGCGCTTATGGCAAGTGCTTTGGCTGTACCGCTTGGTATGATGGCAGGTATCTATCTTAGAGAGTATAGCAACAATGGCAAGCTGGCTTCTGTCATTAGAAATCTAAGTGATGTGATGATGTCAGCGCCATCCATCGTCATAGGTGTTTTTGTCTTCGCCCTGTTCGTTGACCCTTTTGGTGGGTACAACGGTTGGGCAGGTATCGTTGCACTGGCGATTATGATGATACCTATCATCATCAGTACCACGGATAATATGCTGGCACTGGTGCCTAAGGAACTGAGAGAAGCGGGTATCGCTTTGGGCGGAAGCAAACATAAGATCATTTTACAGATAGTGATCAAGGCGGCGAAAGTGGGGATCACCACAGGGGTTCTGCTCTCATTCGCACGTATCATAGGAGAGACGGCCCCGTTGCTTTTTACATCAGCGAATAACCAGTTCTTTACGATGGACCTCACAGAACAGTTTCCCTCTCTTACGGTAAGTATCTATAACCTTGCAACTTATCCGGATGAACAAAGTAGAGAGTTGGCATGGGCAGCATCTTTTGTGCTTACACTGGTTGTGTTGTGTATCAACCTGCTCGGTCGATATATGATAAGAAATAAAAAATAA